The stretch of DNA GcgaaattacatttaatattGCGAAAGAAATGAGACGATAACtccccattttttttgggaggaatGTGTGTGCAGCAAGAACATGAAGAAAATACGAACAGAGCGAAGTTGATAAtcatgcaaaataattaagaagagctttttaaattaatatacgTGTGTGTTGTCCTACTGCTGAGCTTTAATTTTGGCTTGCATTCGTGCCAATTCCTCCTGGATACGCTGCAATTCGGCTTCCTTCTCCTGCAAAATGCGATCTTTGTCCGTAATGACAATGTCCTCCTCTTTGGCAACACCGTTATTGCGCTTCACACCTTTGGCCAGTCTCTCAGATCTATAATTTTCATAGTGAACCTCCTGGGTTACTTCCTGAAGGTCCTGCATGTGAGTTCTGTgacagaaaaaagagaaaaatcattaaaattatggagaaaagatcaaaaatcaattaaaatctcaCATAAGCATAGTTCTCAGCTTGATAAAGTCACAATGATCGGGATTCTCCACCTCAACCACTCCCCAGGGGTACAGACGCCCCCGGACTTTGCGTCCTTTCACTTCGAGAAGTGACGTGGCGCCACACACGGCAAATGGGACGGCTTCCTTGAGTTGcctcacttgctccttgtaGTCCTCATCCTCATCACTATCGCAATCTGGCAGTGGATAGATCTTGATGCCATTCTCCTCAATCTCCTGCAGGATGCGACACTTGAGGCGCTGAATCTCCTTCTTCGTGAGACAATCCGCCTTTGCGATGACGGGCACAATGTTAACTTTGGAGTGGAGCTTCTTCATGAATTCAATGTCCAGGGGCTTGAGTCCATGGCCAAAGGGTGAAATGAAGTAGAAGCAGCAGTGAATACGATTGTCCACAATATTGCGACGATTGAGGCCACTCTCGTCACGCAGGAAGCGCTCATACTGCTCATCAATGTACTCCAGAATGGCACTGAAGCTGTCACTATTGTCAATGGCATCCCCAAATCCTGGCGTATCCACAACGGTGAGTCGCAGCTTGACACCACGCTCCTCAATCTCCACCGTTGATGCATCCAGCTTCACCGTTTGCTTCTGCTTCTCCACAGCATCGGGGATCACACGTTCCGGATAGAGATCCGTGAGGAAGAGACTATTGACCAGTGTTGATTTCCCCAGCCCTGATTCACCCACAACCATAAGGGTGAACTCAAAGCCCTTCTTCACGGACTTCCGGTGCACTTGATTGGGCAAATTGGCAAAGCCCACGTACCCCGGTGTCTCGAGACTCGAAAACTGCAATCGGGAAAATGGGCACAGTGAGTTTCTAGGTCAATCTAGGTGGGAATTGCTAATGCAGAAGCGTGCGTAAGTGACGCCagttgcatttttaattaccCACACAGATTGTCTTTGgccttttctctctttataaccaaaatcaataaaactctCAAATGAGATTGAACGTGggagaatttcttctctttctctcctctACTCAACCTCAATTGCTTCCGCCATTGAGAAGAAGCATAAGGAAATGCAGGAGAACGCCCTAGAATGATTCACTTTCCGCAGGCATCCGGACAGACAAGTGGAGGCGAATCAATTGACAAAGCGACAGCCACAACTACCCGCGGAGGTCAATGATCGGTGTTAAATGAGGAGAAATTGATGTACTCACGCTTTTCACTGAATCAGACGACATCTCAGCGACTAGGAGGGGCGCTTCCTTGTGTCCAGGAATTTTCCGGGAAGACGTCACAAATACAAACACACAGGCACACAcagaaagaaacttttcaagcAATAATAGGCGTTTCCCACAGCAATTTCAAACAAGAGAGCACTTTAGTTCAATTGAGCAATGAACagagaattaaaatgaagtgaaataaaatgtctcttGCAGTTggaaactaaattaatttacaagaaaaaccACGATACACAAAATCTTCCCCCAacattggttttttttcttttgtcgaGCAAACTGAAGATAGTTTcgcaaaaaaatgcattagcTCACAGCCAACTTCATATGcatgtttttatttgaaatccGACAGTTGCATCCAACGGAAGCTCTTACAAATCTtcattttaatagttttaataAGAACTAATTTTCGTTCTCATTTATTATCTGTTTGAGAAACTTCCATggtaaacaaacaaaataatcATCAAAAACATTGTTACGActtcttcctctctctccGTCCAAACAGATTACCCACCCTCGagtaaacatatttttatgacGAAAATTGTCCTTCAATCGCGtcaagaaaatcacaagataGCGCTTATCGAAGTCgtggaaaagaaaacattttaatgttaatttaatCTCTCATGCCTCTCAGTCTATATGGATTATAAAGTCTCTCTGATTTAGAGTGGTTTGTTTGGGAGTCTCACGCgctcaaaaaatttacacttgttttgataaaatatttaattagacTTTATGCACTTGTTCTCTGAATGTGTGGGATTTAATCCGTGACCATTTAACCTTAAACTTCTTTaggaatttcttaaattcccgacaaagaaaacaaactttCTTAGCTTCCTTATCGCACTGTGATAAGGAATCGAATAACTTTGATatcaaaagtttattttatgagGGTATGTGTGCATGGAATTGTGAGCCAGATGAAAATCCggaatttgaggaaaataaataattatgaaaattaataataattaatttttagaaaggCTTCATCATTGTGTATAGATGAatagtaaataatttaaaaatgagtAGTCTCCTTTTTGGCTCACCGATATTCAACTACCCCTTCATCAGGtgctgaaattaaaaaaaaacaatccttTTAACAACTAAAaagttgtaatttttttttctgtacaacAATGAAGAgtcagaataatttatttgtttcaccccaaaaaaacaataaaatttatttttcttttaaaagatgACAAAGCTTTatgaaaatctcacaaaagcacagctatatatgtatacaaatAACCGTGGAAAGCTCTCGTGGCTCCCATGTCTGGAAGCTTTTGTGTGTGCGCGTGGCGTAGTGCTCGCTCGGCTAGGAAAGGAAAACATCAAAAAGTCCAATGTGCtgaaattttcccattcaGTCTCGCCAGCACCATCGCCGAGGAGAGTGAACTTTCCAAAagtggaggagaaaaaatgccCAAAGTAGAGCTATCAATAATTGAGTGTTGTTCTGCTGAAAATAGGGTGGAAGAACTTTTCTAACTGCATTTCGTATCCTTTTTCTCGCTTCATTTCATCACCTTTTTTCTACCTTTTGTTATATGTACAGTTGTGTGCCTTTTTTTacggattttctttaattaaataaaattcaaagagaacgtgaaattaatatttttttggtgaagaagaaaagtggatttgtttgttttttcaaaGAGTGAAGAAcacttattttattcttttcgtgctttttcctttatttatttttttttaaattcttctcttgCGTGTGCATTTCCGTTAAAAAGTGTAACTTTTAgcgaaaagaaagaaagagagagagagagataagtGGAAAATCGCTAAGTATACAACATTGAgagaagaatagaaaaaaaggaattgcCGCCCCATAGTGTCTTGAGGGGGGCTCCAGCAGAGGAGCACAGCACGTCAGTGAGATAGGAGACTAACTGTGAGGTAAATGACATTTTATCTATTTGTGCCACCACACATTGCGGGGGGAAATTGAGCTTTTCCACTCAGCGCCACAGAGATGAGGAAGGAATTGAATGGTATTACAGCCTCCTCTCCTGGTGCACATTGATAGCACGgagattaatgaaaattgtgtgtcAAATTTATCCGGAAACGAATCATTTTTCTATCGATTTTCCCTCCATGCTCTTCCTCCCCCCTgcgtgctttttttctctcacctcTCTCGCTCTCAATCGTCTCTCCCGACATCACACTCTGACTACatattattatgtataaaaaacaCCCTCTTGTCAAGCTTCGAGTAGAGAGCTTTTAGAGTCCAATACACTAATACATAACGTACATTATAtgcaatattatgtacataatatgcatacataaaataatatgtagGTTGTTTTGTGAGAGAAATAAGCAAAGAATATTCATGTAAAAGCTTTGAATTTATATGCGACACATGAGAAattctcgctctctctcttttgATTCTCTCTCTAAATCAGCAGCATGTATTTTTGTATGTTGTCTCCAATAAACAGAAAATGTGCTCCACATCGCCCCACAACCACCCATCCCATCAATTCCCCCGAATTCACCCTCTCGACGTTGTTTGCCTTTTTGTGGAGGAGCGCCTGCGAGTGAGAGACGCGCGAGATGTgtaatggaggcgcctggtgtcTTCCAATCTACCCAgacgcaagaaaaaaaagacctcCAATGATTTATCTCCCCATCCACCCCCTCTTCGTCATCACggataaaatttcacatttgaCAATCCTTTTGTTGCGGAGGCGGGAGGGTGATGTGTTTTCGAAATAATTCCCCATTATTTTGTCCACAAAACAGCTCCTCAAATCACTTTTCAGGCCAATTATTGTGTACATATATGTGTGTCTATATTGATCGAAAGTCTACAAATATTTTGTGGACTGAGGGAGTGAGGAGGTGGGTGGGTGTGAGAGAAAATAGGGGCAGTGAgggagatagaaaaaaaacaaccccaaGACACTTTAACCCCCTTCGAGCCCGCCACTGGGTCGGTGTTCGCTATAAAAAGAGACACAGAGTATTAGAGGGAGAATGATGGCACAGCAACAAGTTGCCGCCTTTCTTCGTGCCAAGCAACCCTCCAACCCCTCATGATGTACAAAAACTAGCACATACACAGTCACAAAAATAACAAAGGaagttattttattgattaatgaCTATAGGAAATTCTACCCTGAAACCTTCCTCCTCCATCCTTCGCTCCATCTCTTCTTGATCCTATACCTACGAAGAATAatggttggaaaattcatccccATTCTTCAGGGGGGTGTATCGGCTATCTATATCATCAGATGCCAAATAGGCGGAGAGAGCTTTcgttttagctttttttttttctttctactcCAGGTTGAAAATATCAGTGTGCAAGAGGAAGTTGGTGCATAAAGCAATTGATGAGGATATACCGTGCACTGACTTGCTATTTCTGCCCTTTGAGCTTTCAAGCTTTCTCGCGGCAACTTAAAGGGATGAATTTGCTAtctatagaaaaaatttatgaagttttctttgctttaaaatgctttaaaagtttgattttagTGCAAATAGAACATTATTGGagattttaaacatttaaataatttattaaattaatataagaGTCATAAAATAACAggtgtttgaaaaataatctgaaaagatttgtgagtttttagcaaaataatcGTGCTAATTAGTATAGGAGGGGGTGTcgtaattttttatgttgttataattttgctaaaatgattacaaaagaaaatattttgtcatcATGCCATAATATAGGATTACCTTTTAGTTGAGGGTCCTCCCATACACCCCCATGACGTGCTTTAAATGctcttctatttattttttggtaaTCTCTGCAAACAGCCGTGTGTGTTAAGAACAAcacggtttagcaaatataccTACTTTTTGCGTAATAAATTTATGGAAGGACTTATCTTCGACTCGGTGAAGACCTCTTATCTGATGGATAAACCCCCCTTGGGTGTGTTTGTTCAAATTGTATGATCCTCCACATTGGATATACAACCATGGctttttgataataaaaaatgcaacagTCTGcttgtgatattttatcaaaCACACAGCACATGAGGGTGAGTCGTGACGGTGAATCTTGTCGGCGAGACCAAGTCacgcgcgttttttttttcatctcaaattaaattatcacgATCTCAATGAAGGTCGAAGAGATGCtcgcgagagagagagagagagaaaatcaacatcatttgaaaatggaaaaaatacatattatatCAGAAGAATATCTCCGTAAAAGGAAATACCATCATTGAAGAGGATTTTCACATGCACACAAGAGGGAAAATTGAGTAAAAGTGGAAACTAATGTTACCTTTCCATCACATCCTTCGCATCATGCTTTTCCTCCACAATTCACATTGATTTTATCTCCGGACAGGCATTTCCACCACCAATAAGCTCATGTGCAAGCGTTCTGTGTTGATTCTGTTATGGACAAAAATTTCTCGAACACAGCGCTACCtctcaatttacattttccgCCGTTTTTCAAATTTCCCGCAGACatgaaaaatccaaatttAGCCCAAGAGGGAAATGGTCCTTGATAATTGCAATTTCACGAGGCTCCtgtattttgtttttagctgtgtttctttcagacacagcttttgtgtaccgagcaaaatcgaaagtcgtcagatcgggctcaaacttgggatgagcacgaattagggtccccacattccaaaaaacgtatgcgccaaaaataagattttttccggccgtccgtccgtccgtccgtccgtccgtccggccgtagtacaacgctaaattgcaagagaacgataatagatagagacttgcggtaaacggcaaagtttaaatatcgactggaagacatccgattatgatgtcaaattttaccccccacccccccgtccgccattttggataacctcaaaattttgttttcgctatatctcagcccctgtaatagctaaaaatctgaaatttttatatgttgtaagggccatcaagacctttccaacgatacctcattttcgaaaatcagtcaagccgtttagccaatatggccgccacaatttttcatcgaaaatcgaccataactcgaaaacggcttgaccgattttgatcaactcggggtcaaatgaaagatctcaacaaaccctacaactctctagaacatccgaagtttcaaaagtgaccgctagggggccaaaaatcaaaaacaaaattttcgatgagttttcgattaatatctcgaaaacgccattatcgatttgcttcatttttttatacgttatagctgaccatattatctagctccatgccaaaaatgaagaaaatctatgtcgccgttctcgagatatagccttccaaagttggcatgtcatatctcgggttctacaagtccgatcttgatcaactcaagcgcaaatgaaaggtttcgtgaagccctacaaatgtctagaacattgcaacttcgaaaaattattgcgagaggcgctaaagtcaaaatcaaaattttcgaaaatttcgaactcgaatatttcgaaaatgccattatcgatttacttcatattttaatatattatagttcaggttaagacctttccaacgatagctcaaactcgaaaatctatggagccgttcccgagatatggcgttttaaagatttcttgggggatgacttttcaactttttcggactttgcgcgtatttaaatgaatttgcgttatagtttgctctcacaaaattggtacactgaaagaaacacagctctcgtaagcttggtcagcttaccagtacatttttatttctctgccactcaaaattaaattgcattgcTGAGGCCGCATATTCCTTTCATTTTGttgcaaattaataattcactCTCACTTGATTTACggcatttttctctcattcacCTTTTTCACATTGAAACATAAAGAATTCATACAggaacataaaaaagttaGGTGAGGGGCTCACTCTTTAATATGCCCCGCAAACCAtgccaatttatttttcattgaaaaattaagttatttttCCGAGATAGTTCTCTTTTGggattattgaatttttcttgatgattttatgAGCTTATATAAAGTTATTTTGCATGAAAGAATGTTGGctattaaaattgattgaaaaaaaaaagaattaatttatcatcCCTTAATGGACCCAATGGTATACCCTTCGTGCTCTCTTCTActgaatcttaaaaaaaaattcgaaatgaCTTGCCCCACTTGTCCACCCACACAGGCTGCCTAAAAGAATTCCTCAGAGGGTGAACGTGTTAAAGCAAATTGAAAATGGCGCAATGCCCCCCAAAAAGTGGGACCAAAAAATTCACTtggaataaataaagaaaaaaaaacgagaaagaGACGAAAATTCCGGAAAATCATTCTTGATGAACCAAAATGATTCTCTTCaaatttgcattcaatttatctcaattattGGCTCGATTGAGTCACAAAATTCAATAGAGAATATTACTTATCTATATATTATGtcatcatctttttttttcatgtgaattttccggatgatttaattgattttcctccCCAATGTTGAAGAACATTTCTTCGTCTCACCACACTGCATCCCACCGCCTCTCGTGTAATTCGTAAGAATGCCAAAAGGGAATTTCTCGCGAAGGactctcaattaaattatttatctaaaatttcaCTCCGCCACTTgagtttgtgaaaattttacgCGCAAAAGAAAGGAGCAAAAAGGAGGGATATTTCGCAAGTACCTCTTCATATACCAAAAAGGAGGGaatgaatgaagaaattgATGGGAAAAAAACCTCTTCCCCAGAACTTGATAAATGTTTCGTGATAAGACAATTTGgcctgaataatttttttctccatcttcCGCACCCAATGTCGCGTCTGAGGCGCAAATGTGTGTTCAATTACACGGTGATTAACACATTTATCGATTTGATTTAGTATTGTGATTGCCACCATGTGTTCACCCGTCAGAGTGGTCTCGTGATGGTAACTTGATAGCAATCTTGCTGATTGTTCAATTTTGCCCCCTAAATGCTGTGCGCACCACATTTTAGCGCTTTACTCAAAACGTAATAATATcgactttttttcctctactCTTTATTCTTTTCGCATTTAGCCATTATTTAGCAAAGAAAGTCACGTGGATTGAAAGCAACAATATAAATGAACTTTTGTGTCAATTTGTTGCTTTTCAattagaatcttttttttgttttaaaatattttaaagtcgACTAATTATTATTTCAGCATTATACTCCCAGCAGAAGGACAAATGCAAGAGATTTAAAggatttagattaaaaaaatggcTGAATTATAAGCTCTTTAAGCTCAAAGCTTTCCCtttctatttctttaaatGGTTTAGAAGGaagattaaagaattaaagagaTTCAGCTAAAAtatcttataaaataaatccctTTTTGCACCttcaaatgactttttttgaacaatttgtagtaaaaacatatttttttattccataacattataaatttaaaactaaatgtTCTCTTGGGAAATTTATTGGCCAAATGCAGAGAACTTGTCTTTTGAACACTGCTAAATTATTCCCCTGAAGTttgttcttcaaatttttttttgactacaAATAGATAAACTTTTTACCTCGAATTTTACTTGATATTCATGGTCTAGTATAGTATAATGTCTCAAAAGAGTCATCATACACACAGAagagagcagaaaaaaaaacattaagcCAACACCTTTGGAGTCTACTCTCGAGGGAACCCTTTTTTTGGAAGGCAGCTCAATTTGCTTGAGTTTTATAACACACAAAGCTCGTATTTCTTTAGGAGCTTTCGAACATGTATATATGTGACTGTTTATGTGTGGATTTTGACCTAAATCAATGTCACAGAAGGGCTTGGGAGATTGGGGGAGTGTTTTTCTTCCCTTTCAGCTCCTAGTTTGCTTGCTGTTTGTTTGAATAATCaattaagttcttttttttgcctttataTTCCTTCTGCTGTGCAAAAGGGGTAGGAAGTTGATTGGGCTCAATATTACATCGTATAGAATGAGTATCTTTGGGTGTTTTATATCGATCATCATGTGACTGAACCATGTTAATGGAATTAATAATTAAGCCagtgagagagcttttttggtGAAAACATTGTGGGGGGTTTATTTTCGACGAAAACTTCTCTGTTGACGATTTTCGTAAAGttttgtgtgtattttgtGCGTAAATACAGAAAGGGGGTTTATTATTTCCTGTTGTGTGTAAAGTCAGAGAGGGGGATGATATAAAGAAGAACTTCTTTGCGTGAATTTTAGCGGCATGAGAAAGGCAAAAAGGAATCACTTAATACGCAAAgaatgacgaaaaaaaatccacttcAGTGTGTTTGTTTGCAAATTGACGTCAAAAGCTCACGCGTATTGCgctttatatttttcacacaactttggaaaattctctctctctctctctatctctcATTGCCAAAGGATAGTAAAAGAAGCTTTCATTGTAGTACTGTAGAAGAATTCTAAAAGATCTCTTTTGTCAATTCATTTGATGCCATTGTTTCCTATaggaattttctcactcaTTGTTACCCTCCATTCCCACATAGCTTCATCGCGCACCAATCCTGCTTCGCATACAAAAGTCCATTTGGTAGTGCAAAAGgcagagaattttccatatgGGGTACTTTTTTGAATAGGACTCTACCAACAACGTACAAGAATGAAGTtattcatacatatatagaaaatgCAATGCATGTTGACTTCCTACcgtgaattatatttttaccACATtgtcttcatcatcatcatgtGGGTTCTTCTCATCCTACGTTGAACAATGttacaaaatctcttttcctTTGTCACCTTGGGGAAGAGATTGTAAGTGCAAAAGggcttttttttacacacctTGTCAATCCTCCTTATAGGGGCTGTGATGTAGTATATTGATGCTCATACGCTGTGAAACCCATCAAAAGCTTCTACCTTTCCATCATCACGAAGATTTTGAAATCTTCTTTGACATCTTTACGCAATCTGCCTCATGGATTCTGGTACACTATGGTTATATCACTGAGAAATGAATTTGAAGACTAAAGCTTTCCATGGGTAATGgccaaaatgtaattaaattttgttagaTAGATGATGCTTTACTATCGATGGGCTCTGCGCCTAAtcaataatatttgaaaatccTCTCAATCTTTGTCATCTGCTTGTTTTACCTTCATCGCACTAAATGGTATGGACGTTGTTATACAGGATGAAGCTTTCAGgaattatgtatacataataaGAATTAGATGTTACACttcctgaaatttttcttgagtgctgaaatgaaattcaatacagaaagaaatttatttggggtaagaaaattaactttttaagtTCTTG from Lutzomyia longipalpis isolate SR_M1_2022 chromosome 1, ASM2433408v1 encodes:
- the LOC129797861 gene encoding septin-1, with translation MSSDSVKSFSSLETPGYVGFANLPNQVHRKSVKKGFEFTLMVVGESGLGKSTLVNSLFLTDLYPERVIPDAVEKQKQTVKLDASTVEIEERGVKLRLTVVDTPGFGDAIDNSDSFSAILEYIDEQYERFLRDESGLNRRNIVDNRIHCCFYFISPFGHGLKPLDIEFMKKLHSKVNIVPVIAKADCLTKKEIQRLKCRILQEIEENGIKIYPLPDCDSDEDEDYKEQVRQLKEAVPFAVCGATSLLEVKGRKVRGRLYPWGVVEVENPDHCDFIKLRTMLITHMQDLQEVTQEVHYENYRSERLAKGVKRNNGVAKEEDIVITDKDRILQEKEAELQRIQEELARMQAKIKAQQ